The genomic interval TAAAAGTTGCAACTTATTTTCCAGAAAGCACTTCTCCAGCTTATAAGATGAGGTTTTCAAGTTACGAAAATCGTATTTTCCAAAGGTTTCCGTTTGCAACTATTTCGAAAATCAAATTATAAGAAAAGTAACTGTTCTGCTACCAGTAGCCTCTCGGCCCAAATAGCAGGAAATTGCTTCTCGGTTATGAGAACAATGACCTAGGAGTGTTCTTACTTCTTGTAGCAGCTTCAGGAATATGGGGATATTTTATCACTTCCGTCGAACAAGTAATACAAGTCTTCCCTGTCAAATGCATTCGAACAAGTAAAATGCATGTCTTCCCTGTCAAATGCATTCTACTTAAATGTTTTTAAGCGCATGATATAAACTAGAACCTATGTTCCTCGTAGATAAAACAATAAAAACAGCAAATGAAGCATAAACTAGTGATGGAGTAAACAACCAAGATAGTGAATATTATTTGTGTTCTAGTCTTGTGCCCGAAGTAAAGCAATACTGCTGAAGTAGCATATCCAAAAATAACAAAGGTTCAAACTTTGGTTCCTACCTTTATGGATATCAGATAATAGTCACAACTCATAAGTATAAATTATCTACTTAGCGCAGgaaaaaaattatgcaactagAACCAATCAGCGTCAAAATTTAGAAAATAACATGCCGGATAGTACAACTACGATTGATGTTTGCCAGAGTATGAATCTGTTCTACGAACAATTTGATGCCTTCCATTCTTTATCCCGACAGGTTCATTTGCTCTCAGCATCATACAGATCCCCTCTAAACAAGTTAATCAAGGAAAAACAACATAATATTGTACCAGAGTAAGAGTGTCCGCTGAATACACACATATAGAAAGACTCGGTGCCAAACCTCTTCTTATGAAGTCCTAGTTGTCTTTGTTCAAGattcaaaattcacttaattatAACATAAATGCTTCAGGCATGCATAACTTTATATCAGAATCTTTCTGTATGAAAAGAGATTGATCGAGAGTAAAACATTTCATCAATATTTCAAAAGCTAGTCTAGAGTAGGAACAGTATCAATGACACACAAAATGATCACTAAATCAGATGTTAAAATGATTACAATAAACAGGAAATGGTGTCATGAATAAAAAACTGGGATCATAAACACATACAACTTCGGTTAAATATAGCTTTGTTAAAGTTGAGAAGAGAGAAGAGGCTCTTAGTGATTTAAAGAGCCACTAAGAGTCTCCTCGAGCAACATTTTTGTCCTCCCTCCTCAATTTTTGAGTTGAGAGCTAGAATAGAgggttggagatgctctaacaAGAAATAGAGCTCCAAGAGGCTCCTAGTAGCTTTTAAGGTAGCTCTTAAAAAACTTATAAGCCTCTTATCTCTCCTCTATTTTAAGAGCCACTACATAGCTCTTAAcctttttaattaataaatattcatgTGCACATGTACCAATTCAAATCTGTCATGGTGAAATTTACGTATAATGACTCGGGATATATTCCTAGTccatataaattatatataatgaCTATAGTAAAAATAATAAGATAGATATATAACATGAATTAGTAATTATAGGATATGAGTCTAGGGCTCAGTAAGACTTGAACCTGGGTTCATATTCAATTTTATTTGAAAGTCTCAGATAGCTACTCCAGCTTGAGCTTGTTTAAAATTTATCCACCTAAGCTTGAGCCTGACGCAGATTGGTTTGTTTATAGCCGAGTTCCCTTTCTATATACTCCCGTGTTCTGTGTTCTGTCATATACATAGGTCCACTTAATACTAGAAGAGACCACACAGCATAAAAATCTTGGAATGATACAACATTAGCATGCAATGTACAAGTCATCATAGTCTACTGACGAGAAGATTAAACAGCTTAATGAGAAAATGGAGTTATAGGAACATATGAATGGATTGATGACTCGCAGAAGTCATAATTCCATATATCAGGACAGTAAATAAGAAGAGGAACTCTCACATCACAAAGGCATGTAGAGAAATCCTGTACATGCTGAACACAAAAGGAAGCTATCAGAGGTTCCAAACATCGAAGAAGAAAGTGACAAGGAAGAGAAATGCAGAGACATTAAGGACAGCAGGGCATAGACTGAGTTTAAAGCACTTAAAGGCAGAGTTCCCCTCTGCATACGAAAGGAGGTGACGAAATGAAGTAGCTTCAAGACCGTGCCGAATCTTTCACCTTATATGAAGTATGTGATAGCAGGAGGGCAGCTCTTGGACAAAATCCATCATGATAGGCAGAAAGAAAGTGTCAAGGAAGCAAATCTTTCATGCCTTTATGGGCAAATTATGGGAACTACAGTAAATCCAGAGCCGTTTTTAGATGGATTCGAGAAGTTGAAGTTGAAGCAAACATCAAATGTCGAGGGCTAATCTAGTGAACTTTGAGTAGTGCAGGGAACAGCAGTTAAGCATATACTCCAAGATCGCTTAGAGTAGTTGATGAACTTGTTAGGTGTTACATATCGAAACTAGCACAATGAAAGCTGTTCAAGCCAATTCAGATGACAAAATCATCGAAATGCTAAATACTTTTTCTTTACCTAGAATCCTAGTTATTTAGTCTCAATTAGCATCAAGTGAAATGATTCGCTTTAAGATGATCCGAGGACTAACACTAAACAGAGACATCAGACCAGCTTATCCAAAAAATCCGTTGCGCGTGAAGCTTAATTAGCATACCTATTACTTATCAATCGGGGGATAAGTATACTTCATATAAGCTTAAAACAATTCTAATATACTTGATGCATTGCTGGTAGCATATGGTCATACAAACTCGATAATCCAAAATAACATAAATTTTACAAAAAATCGAAAAAAAGGATACACTAAGTACGCTCCGTGCGCAAATGCCCCAATCAACACACCAGTAAACAACCGATCCCTTAATACCGGTTTATGCCGCAACGTCAACCGaactaaaacaaaattaaattAAACTAATAAAACCGCattaaaatcaaaaaaataaaaataaaataaataaaaagatgAGAGGACATACTGAGAGGAAGAACAGGGGCATAAATGAGAGGAATCAAAAACTTAATAGGCGCTGCTCTTTTTTGCTGTCTCAGTGCTATTTGTTCTCTTCAATAATTCACAATAACAATTTcaacaattttaaataataaatataaataaaaattgtGATTATGCAGATTAATTTAGATAGGAGAATTAGTACATACGTACCGGTTGTATTgatctgatgaagaagatgaatcCATCGCCAGAAACTAATGTGTGTTTCGATTGATTTGTgatgatttttttttatatatttaattttgatGTTTCGCCGTAATTATTGTGGGCGGAAGAATCTGCCTACACAAAACCACCCTGCTCCCTGTAATTATTATCCCCTGGATTGTTTACGTTATTTTTCGGCACGTATTTCGAAACTTCTAtgaattataattttataatattttttcaatttttttttaataaaaatttaaatagtaACGTAAACATCTCAATGAGACGGAAGAATTATTTAATAAGGGTGTCTTTTACCTGTTTGGTTGGTTAAACGAGTCGAACTAAAGTTGTGTTGAATTCTTAAATGAGATTTGaaacttttttttttgaaagTAATGAGATTTGAAACTTAAAATTCGGGTAGACTTGAACTCGAGAACTCCGTTAATAACTACATTAATTTAGTACTAAgtttcatttttattatttataaattaaaattaattatggTTTTTGATACTTTTTAAATTGACGAGTT from Apium graveolens cultivar Ventura unplaced genomic scaffold, ASM990537v1 ctg1633, whole genome shotgun sequence carries:
- the LOC141700021 gene encoding uncharacterized protein LOC141700021, producing MDSSSSSDQYNREQIALRQQKRAAPIKFLIPLIYAPVLPLIRLTLRHKPVLRDRLFTGVLIGAFAHGAYLVGDLYDAESK